Genomic DNA from Phycisphaerae bacterium:
GTCATTCAACCGCGCGGCGCGCCGCCGGGATCTTCCTCAATAACGCCGGCGTGCTGACGGTCATTCTTGCCACGGGCATCTGGACTCCCCTTGCGGCCGCCGGCACCTTCCTCCTGGGCACGCACCTTGGGATTGGATTTCAGATCATCGGAAAACGCGTTTCCCAGCGCGAGGATAGTCAAACCCCGCCTGATCGCGGGAATGGCTTGCGGCTGACACTCGGCATGGTCTTGAACATGCTGGAACCTCCGGCGATCGTATTAACGCTGGCATTGGCGTTGGCTTGGCGAAACTTGCCGCTCAGCGCAGCGGATGTCTGGGTGCTCTACGCAACCCTGTCGCTTCCCGGGTTGCTGCTGGCCGCCATCGGTGAGGGTCTCTGGACGGGTGTCGTTCCTGTGCAAATTCAGGAGAGCGGGCCCTCGGACGAAGCGCAACATTCAAGTGGGGACGACGAACATTGACCGTCGCGCTCGCTGGCGAACAGCGCACCGAGAAAAAAAGTGGCCCGGTGGGGTGGCCCGGGCCTTGGGGAACCGCCCAATGGGGGATTGGACGGCGAGTGAACAGAATCGGCCTCCGCCAAAATCGCGCGGAGGCGGTAACTCAGGATTGTAGCAAATCTCACCGGCGCGTTAAAGAGACAACAGTACAGAATCCCCATTCCGACCGAATTCGAGCGCTTGTCGTACTATCGGACGTTCGCATGCCGTTAGTACTTTGCTGGACACCTATCCTCTTTGCCAACGGCGTCCGCGCGACTGATCTCTGGCGTGGGAATTGTCATCGATCAGGCTTGGAAAAGCGGCGTCCCCGGAAATCCGTGGAGCGATCAGCTCACCGAGCGCAGCGGCCGCCGCCTTCAGCGGTCGAGACGTGAGCGCTGCCTTTCAGCCCAGTCGGCGCGACAACCGCTGTTGGTTTGACACGTCTTGACTGCCTTCTATACTGCGACCCGCAATGCGATCGGGCGCTCTCACGGCGCGGTTGACAGCGCCCGACGCCGAGTATTTTCCCTCTTCCCGCGGGGCGGTTGCTGCATGCCTCGAAGGCGCGAGCTTTTCGGCACTCTCTGGCTTCTGCTTATCGCGCCCCTGGCCGTCGCCCAATCTCCAGTCCCACTGGATGGCGGGACGGACGAACCTCTGCTCCCCGCCTCCATCGCCCATCTGCCTGTGCTGATTGATGGGAAGATCGCGTACCTGGCCGAAGATGAGGACGGCACGAGCATCGCCCACGTCATCGGCAATGCGTTTCTGCGGATTGGTGAGCCTGGACGGGGACAGGAGCTTCGGGCGGAAGAAGCCCTGATCTGGCTGAACACCGAAACGGCCGACGGTACGCCGTATGTGCGACTGGAGATCGCCCTCTGGAAGGACGCGGAGGTCCGCGAGTGGGCGGGCACGGTGACATTCGGCCCGGTTCTCATGGTCACCGCCGCAACGACCGGCCCGATTCGGATCGAGATCGACGAGGTCAGCTTCGATCGTCCGACGTTCAGCCCGCTTTATGAGCGTGGGCGCGTACTACGCGAAGAGATGCACCGGGACGATACGCCACATGCCATGCGCGTGCAGAGCGTTACCCAAGCCGGTGGGGAAGAGGGTGTCCCGGCCGGCCCGCCTCCGGTCATCCAGTTTCGCGCACAGGGGGAATTGCACGGCCCGTTTGCCACCCATGGGCGGCGCGTCCTCACCGTCACCGGCGGGACGTTTCTGTCGCGCGGGGAACCCGGCTCGGGAACGCTGCTGGAGATCCGAGCTGACAACGTCGTGGTCTTCCTTCCGCCGAGTGCTTCCGCCCCTTCGGGGGATCAGGGCCCGGCCGATGCGCTCGGCGGCGTACCCGTGGCCACGAGGGAAGGCGAGATGCCAGCAGCGGAAGGCGGCGAATCGCCCGGCGACATGGGAACATCTCCGGAGAGTCGCACGACCGGGTGGGCCGACGCGCCGCAGCTCGCCACGGGGTTCGGCGATATCGACGTGGAGGCGGTCTACCTGGAAGGCGACGTGGTGATGTCCCAGGGCCCGAACCTGATCCGCGCTTCCCGGCTGTATTACGATTTCGTTCGCGACCGGGCGATGATTCTTGACGCTGTCGTGCGTTCCCCGATTCCCGAACGCGGTGTGCCTATTTACGTGCGGGCGGAGGAGATCCGCCAGCTTTCCTTCAACCGGTTTTCCGCGACACATGCCGTTCTAACTACCGACGAGTTTCATACGCCGCATTACTCGATTGGCGCCGGTTATCTGGAGTTGGTAAGCCGGCCCGGTTTCGAGTCCGTCGGCGCCCCCGGGGCGCCGGGCACCGGCGAGTATCGGATTCGGGATGCCACCTTCAACGTCGGGGGGCTGACCGTGGGGTACTGGCCCGCCCTCCGGGGACGCGTGGACACCAGCGAAACCGCCCTCCGCAGCGTTCGAACGGGCAACAGCGACGAATTCGGGGTCGAGCTCGAAACCGACTGGAATCTCTTCCAGTTGCTCGATCTGGAAACACCAAGAGGATTCGATGCGGAGTTCTCGCTCGATTTCTATTCGGAACGCGGACCCGCCGCCGGCATCGACGGCACCTACGAACGCGACAAGTACATGGGGCTGTTCCGCAGCTACGTGATGACCGACAACCAGCGGGATTTCCTCGGTCGCGAGCGCGAGGAGCAGCCGGTGCGCAGCACCCGCGGGCGGATCCTGTTGCGCCACCGCCAATACCTGGAAGATGACTGGCAATTGACGCTGGAAGCGTCCTACATTTCCGACAAGGGATTCCTGGAAGAATTCTTCGAAGATGAGTTCGACAACGAGAAGGACCAGGAGACCCTGCTGTACTTGAAGAAGCAGCGCGACAACTGGGCGTTTACCATCCTCCTCCAGGCGCGCCTGCTGGACTTCTACACGCAGACCGAGAGGCTCCCCGAATTCGGCTACTTCCGTATCGGACAGCCTCTCGGGGACAGCGTGGTCTGGCACAGCGCCAACCGGCTGGGATTCGTCCGCTACCGCCCAATGGACCAGTCGTTCCAGGAATTGCTGCGGGACGGCCGGCTTGTGGGATCGGGTTCGGTGGTGCGAACGGACAGTCGTCAGGAACTGGAAGCCCCCCTGGACATCGGACCACTGCGATTAGTGCCGTTCGGCTCCATCCGGCAGACCTCGTGGGACGACACCCCCGACGACGGCGGTGTGCAGCGCATCTTCGGTACGTACGGCGTTCGCGGCAGCATGTATGCCTGGAAGACGTACCCCCAGTTGACCTCCGCGCTGTGGGACATCGACGGACTGCGGCACGTGATCAAAACGGACATCACCGCGTGGGCCGCCCACACCAACCGTGATTCGCACGAACTCTATGCGTTTGATGAGAACGTGGAGGGTATTGACGAAATTGACGGTGTGCAGGTCGGCGTGCGGCAGCGCTGGCAAACCTATCGCGGCCGGGGCGAGACGCGCAGGAAAGTTGATGTGCTCACGCTGGACCTGGAAACGGGCTTCTTCAACGACGCGACGGGCGAATACAAGACCAACGGTTTTACGTCGTATTCCCGTCCTGAGGAGAGCATCGCCCGCAACTACGTGAACTCGAATACGATCTGGAGGCTCAACGATCGCACGGCCCTGCTCAGCGAAATGAACTACGACGTCAATGATGCCGAATTGGACATTCTCAACGTTTCCGTGGCCGTGGAGCGTTCGCCGCGGTTGCGGTACGTCATCGGCTACCGATTCATCGATGAAAGCCATTCCGACCTCCTGGGGATGGACCTGAGTTACGCCCTGACGGACAAGCACAGCCTGGCCGTCCGGGAGCGTTTCGATCTTCGCCGCGGACGAACACTGGATTTCACCGTGGCCCTGATCCGCCGATTCCCGCGCTGGTTCAGCGCGTTGAGCTTTGCGCTGGACGAGCCCGAAGACGACTTCGGCGTGAATCTGAGCATCTGGCCGGAGGGGCTGCCCGATGCCATCATCGGGTCGCGGAGACTGACGGGCCTGGTTCGGCCTGCGTGGGTGGCGGAGCCCTGAACCGCCCGGCCGGCCGGGAGATGAGCGATTACCTTCCTTCGGTAGCCGTTACTTTGATTTCTTGCGTCGCGCAGTGGACTTGGCTGCGGATTTCTTGGGCGTCACCTTCCTGGACGCCGTCTTCTTCTTGACGGTCTTCTTCGGCTTGGCGCTTTTGGTTGCCGCGCTGGAAGCGGTTTTCGTGGTCTTGCGGCGCGAGGCCGTCTTCTTCCTGGCCGGGGGCGGGGCTTCCTCCGCCTTGGGCTTCTCCGGTGCGCTTTTCATGGGCGGCGGCTCTTTCGGCTTGGGAGGCTGCTCGGTCTTGAATTCCGCCTCGACAATGCGGAGGTCGGTATAGTAACCCTCGCGGAGAGCCCGCTCGTGCTGGGCTTCCACGTCCTCACGCTCGACGGCCTTGAAGAGGGTCACTACGGCATCCCCGCTGCGGCCGATGACCTTCCAGCGAAACGGGATGACTTCCTTGACACCCAGAGACTTTCGGCCGGTTGGCGCAGCGGGTGCTTCCGGCTCGGTTTCACCCGAATCCTCGGACGCAACTTCCTCCTCAGCCTCTTCGACCTCTTCGACTTCTTCCTCGACTTCGGTCTCGGCGGATTCCGCTACGTTGTCCTTAACAGGTTCGACCTTCGCAGACTTCTTCTTCCTGGCCACGAATCGCTATTCCTGAGGGGTTCGCCTCGGCAACCTTCTCGCCGCTTGTCCAGTATGCTCCGCAAGCCGCTTCCGGGAAAGACTCGCTCGCGGTTTGAACGGGCTGGGCAACTTATCCGACCACGGCACGTCTGGCAAGCGCATGCCGGCGTATGGCCGGGCCGACACCGGCGCGTATAATGGCGGCCGCCGTATGGCTGGAAGACCGCCGTAAGGTCGGCCCGCCGCAGCGCCCGTAGCTCAATCGGATAGAGTGGCTGGCTTCGAACCAGTAGGTTGGAGGTTCGAGTCCTCCCGGGCGCATGTTGATATTGCTGTCCGCCTTCTCTTTCACCCGCCAATCCCCCGCGCGGCGTGGTTGTCCTCTAACTCCGCCACACCGGGAACCGGATGAGAATCTCTGCCCAACGGTGAGGCGGCCTGGCGCATCAGCGGCGTCAGCCCACCCAGTTCGGGCAATGCCAGGACCGAGGCGATTTCCGCCAGGAGCGAGGACGCACCGGACTCGTCCAGGCACGCCCGGCGGTAGGTCAGGGAGAGTTCAACGCGATTGCCTCGGATCGTCGGGGCCAGCACCAGCGGCAGCGCCGGGCCCGTAGGACAGGATCGCACGACTCGGAGAACGCGGTCGGTGACGCCGCCGTACCAGCGGTCATCCACCACCACCGTGCTCACGCCCGCGCACAGAGGATAATACTTGCGGTAGCCGGCGCGATCATCCCGTATGCGCAGCATCGGCCAGATCCTTCGAACGGCAAACGCCTCGAACGATGAACAGGCCTTGCGCCGGGCCTTGAGCTTGCTGGTGCACTGCATGACCTCGTTGAGCACAGCCCTCGGCTCGGCGTCGGGGCGACGAATGAGCACGGTTGCATTGGAGAGAAGACAGGTAAAGTCTACGGTGGCGCCGGGTTGAATGCGCTCCCGCAAGCTGATGATCGTTCCCAGGCCCAGCGCCCGTCGCTGGCGATGCGTACGACGCTGAGGCGTAAGTCGTGCGAGGGCTACGGCCGTGGCGGCGAGGAACAGATCGTTCCAGCCCGGCACACCCCGGTGGTTTCTCCCGCCAATGAATCCGGCGCGATCGGCAGACAGCGAATGGGTAACCACGCCCGTGTCCAGGCCACCGCTTCGTGCTTCGTGCATGCGGTGTGCGTACCGCAGACTCAGGTAGCCTCGCATCGTCCTGGCACCGGCGCGGATTATCGAAATCGGCCCATTGTCTGAGCGCGCCACATGCCCTCTCTGATCGGGCACGTGCGTAGTCAGCGCCGAAGCGGACGAAGCGCCTTCCACACCCACGTACTTCTGAAGCACCCCGGCGACCAGCGCCTGCACGGCAAACGCATCGGCCACGACATGATCGTAGCAGAGAATGAGCAGGTGCTGATCCCGGTCGAGGGACTCGCAAACCGTCCAGCGTAACGGATGCCCGCCGGTAGCGGCAAAGGCGCGATTCAGTTCGTCCGCAAGAATGCCCCTTAGCGCGGCGAGTGGGTCCAGGCACTTCGCGCGAATCTGGATCGGCGGATCGTCATCCAGCCGATCCCAGGCGATGCGCTGCTGCGAGGGATCGAGGTGGAATAGACCAATGCCCGCTTGCCGGCAGACGGCGCTCACCGCGACGCGCAATCGATTGACGTCCGCGGGGCCGCGCAGGAGCAGGGAATGCGCCGCGTTGTACGGGTGATTCGAGCGCCACAGCAGCATGAGCCGCTGAAACGGTTCGAGCGGCGTCCACTCCGGACCACGGTTTGGTTCGTCGGTGATCATTCCCCTGCATTCCCCGACGCGCGAGCGTTATGGATCGCGCGCGGGCTCGAGACGCTGAACCATGCGGAATCG
This window encodes:
- the lptD gene encoding LPS assembly protein LptD, whose product is MPRRRELFGTLWLLLIAPLAVAQSPVPLDGGTDEPLLPASIAHLPVLIDGKIAYLAEDEDGTSIAHVIGNAFLRIGEPGRGQELRAEEALIWLNTETADGTPYVRLEIALWKDAEVREWAGTVTFGPVLMVTAATTGPIRIEIDEVSFDRPTFSPLYERGRVLREEMHRDDTPHAMRVQSVTQAGGEEGVPAGPPPVIQFRAQGELHGPFATHGRRVLTVTGGTFLSRGEPGSGTLLEIRADNVVVFLPPSASAPSGDQGPADALGGVPVATREGEMPAAEGGESPGDMGTSPESRTTGWADAPQLATGFGDIDVEAVYLEGDVVMSQGPNLIRASRLYYDFVRDRAMILDAVVRSPIPERGVPIYVRAEEIRQLSFNRFSATHAVLTTDEFHTPHYSIGAGYLELVSRPGFESVGAPGAPGTGEYRIRDATFNVGGLTVGYWPALRGRVDTSETALRSVRTGNSDEFGVELETDWNLFQLLDLETPRGFDAEFSLDFYSERGPAAGIDGTYERDKYMGLFRSYVMTDNQRDFLGREREEQPVRSTRGRILLRHRQYLEDDWQLTLEASYISDKGFLEEFFEDEFDNEKDQETLLYLKKQRDNWAFTILLQARLLDFYTQTERLPEFGYFRIGQPLGDSVVWHSANRLGFVRYRPMDQSFQELLRDGRLVGSGSVVRTDSRQELEAPLDIGPLRLVPFGSIRQTSWDDTPDDGGVQRIFGTYGVRGSMYAWKTYPQLTSALWDIDGLRHVIKTDITAWAAHTNRDSHELYAFDENVEGIDEIDGVQVGVRQRWQTYRGRGETRRKVDVLTLDLETGFFNDATGEYKTNGFTSYSRPEESIARNYVNSNTIWRLNDRTALLSEMNYDVNDAELDILNVSVAVERSPRLRYVIGYRFIDESHSDLLGMDLSYALTDKHSLAVRERFDLRRGRTLDFTVALIRRFPRWFSALSFALDEPEDDFGVNLSIWPEGLPDAIIGSRRLTGLVRPAWVAEP